A part of Sebastes umbrosus isolate fSebUmb1 chromosome 21, fSebUmb1.pri, whole genome shotgun sequence genomic DNA contains:
- the msl2b gene encoding E3 ubiquitin-protein ligase MSL2b → MNPVNATSLYVSVSRSVLQCDPRDPRALAELCKLLPFFRQSLSCLVCGNLLQDPIAPTDSSCQHYVCRGCKGQRMQLKPSCSWCKDYSRFEENRQLSLLVHCYRKLCLYITQSPLAPHIASAASDSPDLQAILNEGLTLAESEPEAEDVSDCPSQTASTSDVVQPDEAPPTKELKVEEPSPVSVNGLHDCNGLVSSDTLQPITIETGGGVAKQESFSEEIPVCVSVTGTGEAGLCDISTFGDDLKHGGGPLLLSVEEVLRTLETDSDPDPTPQPDCPLSVPQSSLNGPHCPPGPDSPRLIPSLPRGNSPRPLQPHPQPSLQPPPQPSTVTPHVLPRYHRKRSRSESDSEKVQPLPITSLLRGPPLGANSSPHHPNPGATTKQEPKFPSVTPHPHLAPVPNGGPPKVGKTVLVSNKALKKTVEHHGGPKKAYTKARQGTPKPRTQPRDRVPPHPQAHPLTHPPSPSKPLYKKPVEKKGCKCGRATQNPSVLTCRGQRCPCYSNRKACLDCICRGCQNSYMANGEKKLEAFAVPEKALEQTRLTLGINLTSITAAALRSPATSSPGNTLLNVTTATGAPVTATFLSGAGHDNRGFDDSLEMRFDC, encoded by the exons ATGAACCCGGTGAATGCGACCTCTCTCTACGTGTCCGTGAGCCGGTCGGTGCTGCAGTGCGACCCCCGAGACCCCCGGGCCCTGGCCGAGCTCTGCAAGCTGCTGCCCTTCTTCCGACAGTCTCTGTCCTGCCTGGTCTGCG GTAACCTGCTGCAGGACCCCATCGCTCCCACCGACTCATCATGTCAGCACTACGTCTGTCGAGGCTGTAAGGGTCAGAGGATGCAGCTGAAGCCGTCCTGTAGTTGGTGTAAGGACTATTCTCGCTTTGAGGAAAACCGGCAGCTCTCCTTGCTTGTCCACTGTTACAGGAAGCTCTGTCTCTACATCACGCAGTCGCCGCTCGCCCCGCACATAGCCAGCGCCGCCAGCGACTCGCCGGACCTCCAGGCCATTCTCAACGAGGGCCTCACGTTAGCTGAGAGCGAGCCGGAGGCCGAGGACGTTTCGGATTGCCCCTCGCAGACGGCGTCCACCTCGGATGTGGTCCAGCCCGATGAAGCTCCGCCCACGAAGGAGCTCAAGGTGGAGGAGCCGAGCCCCGTCAGTGTGAACGGGCTGCACGATTGTAACGGTCTGGTCAGTTCGGACACGCTGCAACCCATCACCATAGAAACGGGTGGAGGTGTTGCGAAGCAGGAGAGCTTTTCGGAGGAGATCCCGGTGTGTGTGAGCGTCACGGGGACGGGGGAGGCGGGGCTCTGTGACATCAGCACTTTCGGGGATGACCTGAAACATGGCGGGGGGCCGTTGTTGTTGAGTGTTGAGGAGGTGCTCAGGACTCTGGAGACGGACTCTGATCCTGATCCCACCCCCCAGCCGGACTGCCCCCTCTCTGTACCTCAGTCCAGCCTCAACGGGCCTCACTGTCCACCTGGCCCCGACTCCCCGCGCCtcatcccctccctcccccgaGGGAACAGCCCCCGCCCCCTCCAACCTCACCCGCAGCCCTCGCTGCAGCCTCCCCCTCAGCCCTCCACAGTCACCCCCCACGTCCTCCCTCGGTACCATCGCAAGCGCTCCCGCTCAGAAAGCGACAGCGAGAAGGTGCAGCCCCTCCCCATCACCAGCCTCTTACGAGGGCCCCCCCTCGGTGCCAACAGCTCCCCCCATCACCCCAACCCTGGTGCCACCACTAAACAGGAGCCTAAGTTCCCGTCAGTCACGCCCCACCCACACCTGGCCCCGGTGCCTAATGGCGGCCCCCCCAAAGTGGGCAAGACTGTGCTCGTCTCCAACAAGGCGCTGAAAAAGACTGTGGAGCACCACGGGGGCCCCAAGAAGGCTTACACCAAGGCCAGGCAAGGGACCCCCAAGCCCCGCACACAACCCCGTGACAGGGTACCCCCACACCCCCAGGCTCACCCCCTGACACACCCGCCCAGCCCCTCGAAGCCACTGTATAAAAAGCCTGTGGAGAAGAAGGGCTGCAAGTGCGGCCGAGCCACACAGAACCCGTCGGTGTTGACCTGTAGGGGGCAGCGCTGCCCCTGCTACTCCAACCGCAAG GCGTGTCTGGACTGTATCTGCCGTGGCTGCCAGAATTCCTACATGGCCAACGGAGAGAAGAAGCTGGAGGCCTTCGCCGTGCCGGAGAAAGCTCTGGAACAGACTCGCCTCACGCTGGGCATCAACCTCACCAGTATCACCGCGGCGGCCCTCCGTAGCCCGGCCACCAGCTCCCCCGGAAACACCCTTCTCAACGTCACCACGGCTACGGGGGCGCCCGTCACGGCCACCTTCTTATCGGGGGCGGGGCACGACAACAGGGGCTTTGACGATTCACTGGAGATGCGGTTTGACTGCTGA